Genomic segment of Bernardetia sp.:
AGCAACAGATACATTGAATGTATTACTTTCACAACCAGTAGCGCTAGTTGCTACTACAGATACTTCTTTAGGACCATAATTAGGAAGTGCTAAAGGATCAACTTCAAGAGAAGTCCCTGTTCCGACAGTATTACCATCAGAGTCATACCAAGTGAAGTTCAAGTCACTCAATAAGTAATTACTTGATTCTACAGTTAGAGTTACTGGCTGACAAGAGAATACTGATGTTCCTTGTGTTACTAAAATATTAGGAGTATCTTTTACTGTTCTTGTAGATGCAGTTACTTGACAACCTGTAGAAGTAGTAGCTCTTACTGTATAGGTTTGAGCATCTGTAGATGGAAGGGTATAAGTAGCGCCTGTTCCTACTACATTGCCATTAACCAACCATTCTAATGTAAGGTCGCTCAATGCAAAGTTACTAGATGCTACACTTATAGTACTTACTTCACAAGAATTGACAGTAGAACCTTCTACAATAGATATAATAGGAAGATTCTGAATTACATCAACTGTAGGCTCATTAGAATCACAACCTGTAGGAGATGTTGCTCTTACAGAATATGTTTCTGTACTGAGCGAACTCAACGTAAATGTATCACCTGTAGCTACTTGGTTGTTGTTTGAATCATACCATCTAATAGTAAGGTCACTCAATGCAAAATTACTAGAACTTACACTCAATGTATTTGTCTCACAAGAGAAAATCTGACTTCCTTGTGTAATTGAAATAACAGGATTTTGTCTAACTACGTTTATTGTAGGCTGATTAGACTCACAGCCAGTAGCTGTTACTACTGCTTTAGCAGAGTAAGTATCTGAATCTAATGAAGGAAGAGTGATTGTTGTTCCTGTACCTACGACGTTATTATTACCATCATACCAAGTCACAGTAAGGTCACCCAAAGCAACATTACTAGAGCTTATGCTTAGAGTGTTTGACTCACAAGACAAAAGAGGAGCGGTTTCTACAATTGATATAGCAGGAATTACTTTTTTATCTGTAAAAACATATAAGTTTTCACCTTTGTTACCAACAAACCCTTCAAATCTTCCATCCTGATCTATATCCACGATAGTAGGAGAGAAGTCAGTCTCATTGGTAGTATTTGGGTTGATTAGACCTAAAGATGTATTTCTGTCCACAAAGCTTGGAGCAGCAGGTGTTCCTATGTTTTGGTAATAAGTAATATCACCAATATTACCTGCAATTAAATCAAAGTCGCCATCTCCATCTGCATCAAATTCACTGAAACGGTTATAATACCCTGTTACTCCAGCTAAAGGTACTGGAGCTGCAAAGTTTGGAGCAGTAGTAGTTCCTGTATTTTGAAAATATAAACCACCATCTAAATTTGCTCCACCTGCTACTATATCTAAATCACCATCATTATCTAAATCTACAAACTCTGGAGTTTGTACATCTGCTGTGCCTGTAAGTCCAAACGAGTTACCAAAAGCTGTAAGAGCAAAGTTGAAGTTCTGAGGAGTTCCTATGTTTTCAACAAAGAAGATTGCTGGAATATTAGACGATCCCCACATTAGGTCTATATCACCATCACCGTCAATATCACCTAAAGTTGGGTGTAACTGCTCAACAGCTCCACCATAACCAAACAAAGTTACTGCTGGTAAGAAATCAGGCTGAGTAGCTGTTCCTACATTTTCATAATACTGAACTTCTCCAGCTTTGTTTCCTACTAAGAAATCAATATCTCCATCTGCATCCATATCTGCATAATCTATGGCATTATATTCGCCAGATAGAGGAGTTAGACCAAATGGATATCTTTGAAATACAGGATTCGTTGCTGTTCCTATATTTTCGAAATAGACTTGTGATTCGTCACTACCCGTTATCATGTCCAAGTCACCATCATTGTCTATGTCTTGAAAGTCTGGTGTAGCATCGTCGGCTACAGCACTCAAGCCAAATGGGTTTACTTGTTGAGCTCCAAAGTTAGGGGCTGTACTACTTCCAGTATTTTCAAAGTAATTGAAGCCTCCGCCAGTATCACCTATCATCATATCTAGGTCTCCGTCGCCATCTAAATCAGCTAGAGTAGGGGCTGCATACGAACCAACATCTACTATACCCCCTGGATTATCAGAAACAAACACGAAGTTAGGAGCAGTAGCTGTTCCGTCATTTCTGAAGAAAGACGTGTTACCTGGGAAGTTTCCTATGAAAAGGTCAAAGTCTCCATCGCCGTCTATATCAGCAAAGTCAGGAGTTGCATTTTCACGATCTAAAATTCCGAATTGGTTCGTTCCAACGAGGTTGTAGTTTGGAGCTGTAGCTGAACCAACATTCTCAAAGTACAATGTACCATCATATTCAGTACCTATGAAAGCATCCAAATCA
This window contains:
- a CDS encoding FG-GAP-like repeat-containing protein → MKNKKNIHTSLSSYCTEYISNFNLHQLNLNFKRNALKAAAIAATSSFALSSTDAQAQVLDCPPVFEEIPLVGGPVTNPNGLSDINDRNSAPTFVDYDGDGDFDVVTGDGFSAFGATTSGAIYLFTNTGTNTNPIWTGPTVNPNGLGGNNINPSYGVLSPEFVDIDADGDLDAFIGTEYDGTLYFENVGSATAPNYNLVGTNQFGILDRENATPDFADIDGDGDFDLFIGNFPGNTSFFRNDGTATAPNFVFVSDNPGGIVDVGSYAAPTLADLDGDGDLDMMIGDTGGGFNYFENTGSSTAPNFGAQQVNPFGLSAVADDATPDFQDIDNDGDLDMITGSDESQVYFENIGTATNPVFQRYPFGLTPLSGEYNAIDYADMDADGDIDFLVGNKAGEVQYYENVGTATQPDFLPAVTLFGYGGAVEQLHPTLGDIDGDGDIDLMWGSSNIPAIFFVENIGTPQNFNFALTAFGNSFGLTGTADVQTPEFVDLDNDGDLDIVAGGANLDGGLYFQNTGTTTAPNFAAPVPLAGVTGYYNRFSEFDADGDGDFDLIAGNIGDITYYQNIGTPAAPSFVDRNTSLGLINPNTTNETDFSPTIVDIDQDGRFEGFVGNKGENLYVFTDKKVIPAISIVETAPLLSCESNTLSISSSNVALGDLTVTWYDGNNNVVGTGTTITLPSLDSDTYSAKAVVTATGCESNQPTINVVRQNPVISITQGSQIFSCETNTLSVSSSNFALSDLTIRWYDSNNNQVATGDTFTLSSLSTETYSVRATSPTGCDSNEPTVDVIQNLPIISIVEGSTVNSCEVSTISVASSNFALSDLTLEWLVNGNVVGTGATYTLPSTDAQTYTVRATTSTGCQVTASTRTVKDTPNILVTQGTSVFSCQPVTLTVESSNYLLSDLNFTWYDSDGNTVGTGTSLEVDPLALPNYGPKEVSVVATSATGCESNTFNVSVACSDQVSITLSGTAGYNTANLTWHTTGSRPVREYEVYGDPGQFGQYLLFGYSLNTSYEVVGLTNGQKVDFKVRPIYVDGDYGTYSNTVTVKPSIVLGEEDEQKAGFAFFPNPNNGEFSLKLQDGSTSASVSVVSLSGQQVYTTTLSNTQTSINLGNVASGMYIVRVETAQGIYQQKVSVVR